The Nitrobacter hamburgensis X14 genome contains the following window.
GCTCGCCTGCCGAAACCGACGTCAGGATTGCCGAAGGCAAGACGGCTGCTCGGAATTATATAGCGAATCCAATGATATAAAATTCTGAATGGCGCGCCATACACCATCGCAGAATAAAACTGCGAACTCAGGCTGTCGCAATTCTCGTATGTCCGTGGCAGTGGACCTCACGATGGTGGCGTCCACCATCGCGTATTTCATGTCCGGGGCGTCCGCGACGGCGAGATTTTATCTCGATTAAGGCGTATAATATAAACTGTATTCGAACCTGCGGTTTCGAAGGTGTATGACCGTGGAACACGGGCAGTCCCACCGCGCCGTGCAGAGCGAGCGTCACGCCGCCGTCAGGCTGCTCAAGGCTTTGATGGTGGCATCGGTATTGCTGCCGATGGCGTTGTTTGCAATCACCGCCTGGGTGGATTACCGCAATTTCGAACGCATCACCAACGAGCGCATCGATCGCTCGCTCGACATCCTGCATGAGCATTCGCTCAAGGTCCTGGAAACGACCGAGCGTGCTTACGCGGAAGTCAACGAGGTCGTGCGGGGCATGTCGGATAACGACATCCGCCTGAACGAAGCTGCCCTGAACAAACGGCTCAAGCAGATCGTCACGGGCACGCCGCAGATGCAAGGCATCGAGATCATCGACCGCGACGGCCATCCGCTGGTCTCCTCCAACGGTCTGCTCACGCCGGGAGATATCGACTTCAGCAAGGCTGAATATTTTACCGCGTTGAAAAGCAGAGAGGGCGGTACATATGTGAGCACCATCAACGCGCCCCGCCCGGGCGTGCCAGGCTATTTCATTTCACTGTCGCAGCGCCGGCCTTGGGACGACGGCACGTTCAACGGCGTCATCTCGATTGCAGTCCCGACGAGCTATTTCGAGAATTTCTACGCCCATATCAGCGACACAGTCGACTATTTTGCCTTGGTGCGCGCCGACGGCCATTTTCTGGCGCGCTATCCAGTTGTCTCGCCGGCCAGTCTTCTCAGCTTCGACGACGATAAGGATTTCCGCACCCGCATTGCGCACGGGCACGATTACTCCATTTATACGGCGGAGTCGCCGTACGACCACATCACCCGCCGCATCGGCTATCGCAAGATCGCGGGCTATCCTCTCTACGTGCTGGTCGGCGTGGAATGGAAGGCGATTGTCTCCGAATGGCTGCGTTACAACATCAACTACCTGATTTTCGGCGCCCCGCTGATGGTGTTTCTGTTCGCGGTCCTTGGATTGGCGCTGCGGCGCACGCAACGTCTTTACGACGAATCCGAGCGGCGCGAGGCGGTCGAGAACGCCTTGCGTCATGCGCAACGAATGGAGGCGATCGGGCAGTTGACCGGCGGCGTGGCGCACGACTTCAACAACCTGCTGATGATCATCAGCGGTAGCGTGCAGCGCCTGCGCCGCGAACTCACCGACAAGAAGTCGCTGCGGCTGCTCGATATGATCGGCACCGCCACTCACCGCGGCGAGACGCTCACCCGCCATTTGCTCACTTATTCGCGGCGCCAGACGCTGACGCCGGAGGTGATCGATCTCGCGCAGCGGCTGCCGGTGCTGCGTGAATTGCTCACGCGTTCACTTCGTACCGATATCGAGATTAATGTCGAGGTGCCGGATACGGTCTGCGCCGTACGCGTCGATCCCAGCGAATTCGAGCTTGCCATCCTCAACCTCGCCGTCAACGCCAAGGACGCCATGCCGAACGGCGGCGCGCTGTCGATGAGCGCAAGACCGGTGACGCTCAAGGGCGATGCCAGCGAAGAAGGTCTTTCCGGCGATTTCGTTGCAGTGTACGTCGCAGACACCGGACAGGGTATTCCCGCCGATGTCATGATGCGCGTGTTCGAGCCGTTCTTTACCACCAAGGATGTCAGCAAGGGCACCGGGCTTGGTTTGAGCCAAGTCTATGGCTTTGCCAAACAGTCTGGCGGCACCGCAACGGTGACGAGCACCGAAGGGCAGGGTACCACGGTGACGCTCTATCTGCCGCGTAGCCTGGAACAGCCGCAACCCGCCGAGCCGCCCCTACAGGCACCGGCGCAGGCCGAAGCCGCCGGCACCGTGCTGCTGGTCGAGGACGATGTCGATGTAGCCGATGTCGGTGCCAGTTACATGCGCCAACTCGGTTATCGCGTGCGCAGTGTTGCCGATGTGCAGGCTGCGCTCGCCGCCCTGCAGGTTGATGCGCAAGTGGACCTCGTATTCTCCGACATCATGATGCCGGGCGGCCGCAATGGGCTCGATCTCGCGCGCGAGATCGGCGAGCGCTTTCCGCACATCCCGGTGTTGCTCACCACCGGC
Protein-coding sequences here:
- a CDS encoding ATP-binding protein, translating into MTVEHGQSHRAVQSERHAAVRLLKALMVASVLLPMALFAITAWVDYRNFERITNERIDRSLDILHEHSLKVLETTERAYAEVNEVVRGMSDNDIRLNEAALNKRLKQIVTGTPQMQGIEIIDRDGHPLVSSNGLLTPGDIDFSKAEYFTALKSREGGTYVSTINAPRPGVPGYFISLSQRRPWDDGTFNGVISIAVPTSYFENFYAHISDTVDYFALVRADGHFLARYPVVSPASLLSFDDDKDFRTRIAHGHDYSIYTAESPYDHITRRIGYRKIAGYPLYVLVGVEWKAIVSEWLRYNINYLIFGAPLMVFLFAVLGLALRRTQRLYDESERREAVENALRHAQRMEAIGQLTGGVAHDFNNLLMIISGSVQRLRRELTDKKSLRLLDMIGTATHRGETLTRHLLTYSRRQTLTPEVIDLAQRLPVLRELLTRSLRTDIEINVEVPDTVCAVRVDPSEFELAILNLAVNAKDAMPNGGALSMSARPVTLKGDASEEGLSGDFVAVYVADTGQGIPADVMMRVFEPFFTTKDVSKGTGLGLSQVYGFAKQSGGTATVTSTEGQGTTVTLYLPRSLEQPQPAEPPLQAPAQAEAAGTVLLVEDDVDVADVGASYMRQLGYRVRSVADVQAALAALQVDAQVDLVFSDIMMPGGRNGLDLAREIGERFPHIPVLLTTGYSASAQDAARYGVVVLQKPYDLESLRRHVREAMEQARVPPAALGVAG